The genomic interval TTTGACCGGTGCCGGTCTGGGGCCGGTCGCCTGCTCGCTGTTGGCCCATGCGGTGGAGCAGACATTTCCGTGTGCGGGGGAAAGTTCCTCCGCCGACCTGAGGGAGTGTCATGTTCACCTTGACATCGCCATCGCCGCAGGCCGCTCAGGCGCGCGCTGCCGGGTTCACCGCCTCGTTCGCGGCGGGGGTCTCCATTCCCGTGGGTGACACGCCCCAGGGAATCGCCCTGACGCCCGGTGGGGCACGCGCGTATGTAGCCAACCGGGGCTCGAACACGGTCAGTGTGATCGACACCGCCACGAAACACCGTCACCGCCACCATCCCCACGGGGGCCGCTCCCACCTTCGTGGCGATCAGTCCGGGACGGCACCCGGGCATATGTGACCATCAACGCAGACGGTCTGCTCAGCGTGATCGACCACCGCCACGAACGCCATCGTCGCGGACGTCGCCGTAGCGGGAGCTTCTGGTAGTAGCGGCCTCCCGGACGGCACCCGCGTCTATGTGTCGGGACAGCCTACGAACACGGTCAGTGTGATCGACACCGCCACGAACACCGTCACCGCCACCGTCCCCGTGGGGGATGCGCCGATCGGCGTGGCCATCACCCCGGACGGGACGCGCGTCTACGTCGCGTGTCTCGCCTCGAACGCGGTGAGCGTGATCGACACCGCCACGAACACCACCACTGACACGATCCCCGTCGGTATCCTCCCCATCCTGCTGACGGTCGCCCCCGACGGGGCGCATGTCTACGTCACGAACGTCGGCGACTCCACGGTGAGTGTGATCGACACCGCCGCCAACACCGTCACCGCCACCATCGGCGTCAGCGCCCAGCCACGTTTGACGACGGTGAGCCCGGACGGCAAGCATGCCTACGTGCGA from Streptomyces caniferus carries:
- a CDS encoding YncE family protein translates to MFTLTSPSPQAAQARAAGFTASFAAGVSIPVGDTPQGIALTPGGARAYVANRGSNTVSVIDTATKHRHRHHPHGGRSHLRGDQSGTAPGHM
- a CDS encoding YncE family protein, with the translated sequence MVADVAVAGASGSSGLPDGTRVYVSGQPTNTVSVIDTATNTVTATVPVGDAPIGVAITPDGTRVYVACLASNAVSVIDTATNTTTDTIPVGILPILLTVAPDGAHVYVTNVGDSTVSVIDTAANTVTATIGVSAQPRLTTVSPDGKHAYVR